A portion of the Adhaeribacter radiodurans genome contains these proteins:
- a CDS encoding methylmalonyl-CoA mutase family protein has translation MPTAPVEVYKPVNPLRIVTAASLFDGHDAAINIMRRILQASGAEVIHLGHNRSVQEIVDCAIQEDAQAIAITSYQGGHLEYFKYMYDLLQELGCGHIKIFGGGGGVILPQEIEELHQYGITRIYSPDDGRAMGLQGMINDLLQQCDFPTGKNLNGEVNYLKKKDAKSIARLISAAENYPAEFEKFRADLFSHSENQTTNNEQQITPVLGITGTGGAGKSSLVDELVRRFLQDSPAASVAIISVDPSKRKTGGALLGDRIRMNAISNDRVYMRSLATRQSNLALSKHVQDAVDIVKTAQFNLIILETSGIGQSDTEIVEHSDVSLYVMTPEYGAATQLEKIDMLDFADVIALNKFDKRGAQDALRDVKKQYKRNHQLWETHDEGLPVFGTIASQFNDPGMNQLYWAVMRKIAQKSGLNFQTNALITAEQSEKIYIIPPSRTRYLSEISETNRQYDKWVNTQAEIAQKLFGLKKSVAAVQDLSLNDKENLKNQLNQAYTELEHQLDVNNRKLLENWENRRQAYQEEYFIFKVRDKEVKIKTHNTSLSQLEIPKISLPRYEAWGDLLRWNLQENVPGEFPYTAGVFPFKREGEDPTRMFAGEGGPERTNRRFHYVSLGLPAKRLSTAFDSVTLYGEDPAIRPDIYGKIGNSGVSTCCLDDAKKLYSGFNLADPKTSVSMTINGPAAILTAFFLNAAIDQQCELYIKQNNLEEEVNQKIDQIFKNKDQTRPHYQGDLPTGNDGLGLMLLGVTGDQVLPPEIYQKIKERTLAAVRGTVQADILKEDQAQNTCIFSTEFSLRLMGDVQEYFIQNNVRNFYSVSISGYHIAEAGANPISQLAFTLANGFTYVEYYVSRGMDINAFAPNLSFFFSNGIDPEYAVIGRVARRIWAKAMKLKYGANARSQMLKYHIQTSGRSLHAQEIDFNDIRTTLQALYAIYDNCNSLHTNAYDEAITTPTEESVRRAMAIQLIINRELGLAKNENPLQGSFIIEELTDLVEEAVLLEFDRITERGGVLGAMETMYQRGKIQEESLYYETLKHTGEYPIVGVNTFLSSKGSPTIIPSQVIRATEEEKQYQIKMLELLHQRNAGIAEEKLKRVQEIAVQQQNIFAELMETVKYCSLGQITHALFSVGGQYRRNM, from the coding sequence ATGCCGACTGCCCCTGTTGAAGTATATAAACCCGTTAATCCCCTCCGGATTGTAACCGCCGCTTCGCTTTTCGACGGGCACGATGCCGCCATTAACATTATGCGCCGCATTTTGCAGGCTTCCGGTGCCGAGGTTATTCATTTAGGCCATAACCGGTCAGTGCAGGAAATAGTGGATTGCGCGATACAGGAAGATGCTCAGGCCATTGCCATTACGTCGTACCAGGGCGGCCATTTGGAGTACTTTAAGTATATGTATGATTTATTACAAGAGCTCGGCTGCGGACATATTAAAATATTCGGCGGCGGGGGTGGCGTAATTCTGCCTCAGGAAATAGAAGAACTGCACCAATACGGCATTACCCGCATTTACTCTCCCGACGATGGCCGTGCCATGGGTTTACAAGGCATGATCAACGATTTACTGCAACAATGCGATTTCCCGACGGGTAAAAACCTGAACGGCGAAGTAAATTATTTAAAAAAGAAAGACGCCAAGTCTATTGCCCGTCTAATTTCAGCCGCAGAAAATTACCCCGCTGAGTTTGAAAAATTCAGAGCTGATTTATTCTCCCATTCTGAGAACCAAACAACGAACAACGAACAACAAATAACTCCGGTTTTAGGAATTACCGGCACCGGCGGAGCGGGCAAATCGAGTTTAGTAGACGAGTTAGTCCGGCGGTTTTTACAGGATTCTCCGGCAGCCAGTGTAGCCATTATCTCGGTTGACCCTAGTAAACGCAAAACTGGCGGGGCTTTACTCGGCGACCGCATCCGAATGAATGCCATTAGCAACGACCGGGTGTACATGCGCTCGCTAGCTACCCGCCAAAGCAATTTAGCTTTAAGCAAACACGTGCAAGATGCGGTAGACATCGTAAAAACTGCTCAGTTTAATTTAATTATTCTGGAAACATCCGGCATTGGGCAATCTGATACCGAAATTGTGGAGCACTCGGATGTGAGTTTGTACGTAATGACGCCGGAATACGGGGCCGCTACCCAGCTCGAAAAAATTGACATGCTCGATTTTGCCGATGTAATTGCCCTTAACAAATTTGATAAACGCGGCGCCCAGGATGCTTTGCGCGATGTAAAAAAACAATACAAACGCAACCATCAACTCTGGGAAACACATGATGAAGGATTACCGGTATTTGGCACCATCGCCTCTCAGTTTAACGATCCGGGTATGAACCAACTCTACTGGGCCGTTATGAGAAAAATTGCGCAAAAATCCGGATTAAACTTTCAGACGAATGCACTTATAACTGCCGAACAGTCCGAAAAAATTTACATTATTCCGCCGAGCCGCACGCGCTACTTATCTGAAATTTCGGAAACGAACCGGCAATACGATAAATGGGTAAATACCCAAGCCGAAATCGCGCAAAAGTTATTCGGTTTAAAAAAATCAGTAGCGGCGGTTCAGGATTTATCGTTAAACGATAAAGAAAATTTAAAAAATCAATTAAATCAGGCCTATACCGAACTGGAACACCAACTTGATGTCAATAACCGGAAGCTGCTGGAAAATTGGGAAAACCGGAGGCAAGCATATCAGGAGGAATACTTTATTTTTAAAGTCCGAGATAAGGAAGTTAAAATAAAAACCCATAACACCAGTTTATCACAACTCGAAATTCCTAAAATTTCCTTGCCCCGCTACGAAGCCTGGGGTGATTTACTGCGTTGGAATTTGCAGGAAAATGTACCGGGTGAGTTTCCGTACACGGCTGGCGTATTTCCGTTTAAACGCGAAGGCGAAGACCCGACTCGCATGTTTGCCGGCGAAGGCGGCCCCGAGCGAACCAACCGACGCTTCCACTACGTAAGTTTGGGTTTACCGGCCAAGCGTTTATCAACGGCGTTTGACTCGGTTACCCTCTACGGCGAAGACCCAGCTATTCGGCCTGATATTTACGGCAAAATAGGAAACTCCGGCGTGAGCACTTGCTGCCTTGACGATGCTAAAAAACTGTACTCCGGTTTTAACCTGGCCGATCCGAAAACGTCAGTTTCCATGACCATTAACGGTCCGGCGGCAATACTTACGGCTTTTTTCCTGAATGCCGCCATCGACCAGCAATGCGAACTTTATATCAAACAAAATAATCTGGAAGAAGAGGTTAACCAGAAAATTGACCAAATTTTTAAAAATAAAGACCAAACCCGACCACACTACCAAGGCGATTTACCAACCGGCAACGATGGTTTAGGCTTAATGCTGCTGGGAGTAACCGGCGACCAGGTATTACCTCCGGAAATTTACCAAAAAATTAAAGAGCGAACTTTGGCGGCGGTGCGCGGTACCGTGCAAGCCGATATTTTAAAAGAAGACCAGGCGCAAAATACTTGTATTTTTAGTACGGAGTTTTCTCTACGTTTAATGGGAGATGTGCAGGAATACTTTATTCAAAACAACGTCCGCAACTTTTACTCGGTATCTATTTCGGGTTACCATATTGCCGAAGCAGGCGCTAATCCTATTTCGCAGTTGGCTTTTACCTTAGCCAACGGCTTTACTTACGTAGAATATTACGTGAGCCGCGGCATGGACATCAACGCTTTTGCTCCTAACCTCAGCTTTTTCTTCTCCAACGGCATCGACCCGGAATATGCCGTAATTGGCCGGGTGGCTCGTCGTATTTGGGCCAAAGCCATGAAGTTGAAATACGGCGCTAATGCCCGTTCCCAAATGCTCAAGTACCACATTCAAACCTCCGGCCGCTCCTTACACGCGCAGGAAATAGATTTTAACGACATCCGCACCACCTTACAAGCACTATACGCCATTTACGATAACTGTAACTCGTTGCACACTAATGCCTACGACGAGGCCATAACTACTCCTACCGAAGAAAGTGTACGTCGAGCCATGGCCATACAATTAATCATAAACCGGGAGTTAGGTTTGGCTAAAAACGAAAACCCGTTGCAAGGCTCCTTTATCATAGAAGAGCTGACTGATTTAGTAGAAGAAGCCGTACTGCTCGAATTTGACCGCATTACCGAGCGCGGCGGTGTGTTAGGCGCTATGGAAACCATGTACCAGCGCGGTAAAATTCAGGAAGAAAGTTTGTACTACGAAACCCTGAAACACACCGGCGAATATCCCATTGTGGGAGTAAATACTTTTTTAAGCAGCAAAGGCTCCCCCACCATAATTCCTTCGCAAGTAATCCGGGCCACGGAAGAAGAAAAGCAATACCAGATAAAAATGCTGGAATTGCTACACCAACGCAACGCTGGAATAGCCGAAGAAAAGTTAAAACGCGTACAAGAAATAGCCGTGCAACAGCAAAATATTTTTGCAGAACTAATGGAAACCGTTAAGTATTGTTCCTTAGGCCAAATTACCCATGCTTTGTTCAGCGTGGGAGGGCAATACCGCCGAAACATGTAA
- a CDS encoding rhodanese-like domain-containing protein produces the protein MEDITTNELKQRLAAGEKPFIVDVREPHEYDEFNIGALNIPLGSLPQRLDELEAHKNEEIILHCRSGARSGNAKAYLLQQGYPNVRNLLGGMLAWQAQ, from the coding sequence ATGGAAGATATTACCACCAATGAACTAAAACAGCGCTTAGCTGCCGGCGAAAAGCCTTTTATCGTGGATGTAAGAGAACCGCACGAATACGATGAATTTAATATTGGTGCTTTAAATATTCCGTTGGGCAGCCTGCCCCAGCGTTTAGATGAACTGGAAGCCCACAAAAACGAAGAAATAATTTTACATTGCCGCTCTGGTGCCCGTTCCGGCAACGCAAAGGCTTATTTATTACAACAAGGTTACCCAAACGTAAGAAACTTACTGGGTGGAATGCTGGCCTGGCAAGCGCAATAA